The DNA sequence agagagaagagagagaaagaagaaaggaaaagtgaagagaaaagGGTAggagcttgggtatttaatccaactCATTCATTTCGAAATCTTCAAAAcaatctaacgatgagtttaaacactgatttgaaaacgcgtaagtgtttgatttaaactaaagtttaaaataaaacactgagatgaattaagatagaatattattttataaactaaagtttataaaaaaatatttcttcatcattatttaaaatgatgaagtatcgttaattaatcaaaaagaataaaatcacttaaatttaatttagagttttcaacgtaaaattaaatatattaatattttaaaataaccaaaatatttaatttaagtaattatccacaattataatatttttagaactcattaaaatattataattgtgttattttaaaaacaagcttatctaataatactggaaatatctcatataaatatttctagaatatttaaaatatccttaagttttaaaatatatatcttactTTAAAATCCGTTAAATAACTTTTGGAACACGCCATCAAGGTACGGCATATAAGATGAAGCTCAGCACATAAATTGAAGCTCGGCACATAGATTTAAACTCGGCACTTAGAACGAGGctcataattaaaaaagaagaaagaatgagcagATATCACACGCTGCCCGTCCCAGCAACCCCCCTACCTCACAAAAAGGGCCCTCCCAGATCACGGCCCATAGTTAACCAAGATGCCCATCGTGAGTCAACCTAGGCCATCTCAGAGAGTGGGAAGTTGACAGAAAGTACACAATCAGGAAACCTTGTGGCGTGCCAATGATCAGACCTGCCCAGTCAGGGTCACATTGCATTTAAAGCATGACATAATATACTAGTACGCAACGGTGCACCTCTGAGACCACACGACCATAGTATGGCACGACCATGGTTTTTCTTGCCATATGATTCTGTTTTGAAATATAGTTTATCATTATGCTATCATTTGCAAACTTaatttagaattaatagatgAGGCAGattagtcatatttacaaagaATAGAATAGTTTGGCTGAAGGTTTAGCAAACTTAAGAGTTATTGGTATGTATAGATGCTTCTTTTTACTCAATTTTTCACTTACCAAAACGTACACTTATATGACATTTTATGTTGTGGATCACGCGGGACTCCCTCTCTTTACACACTAGTTTAATACTTTTTTGTTAtgataaatagtttgaaataaGTATTGTATGGATTAGTTTCTAAGAATATATGGTTTTTGTAAGACCTTTGGTTTttgcattaatttatataacctCCAAAGTTCTTCTCTCATTTGTGAAAGGTATTCATCCGCCATAAGTAagggttattaataaaattaagggtACCGActtcaaatattttgatattagattttttatttagctAAGATAATACTTATTTTTTCATGTAGCTACTGCTTTGGCTTTGTAATGGTGTTAAGCATTTTAGAATGGTTataattttggaattttttaatttctatgacTTAGTAATCTCtctgactcttttttttttttttttgttaaatcatTTATGGCCTCATGAATAgtggattttgtttgttttcacaCTATGCATAATTACATTTTTATCATCCAATTCATCactaaaaatataatgaaattttttattattataatattaattataatataataataataatgaacttACAAATAATCTAAgctgaaagattttattatattttatcttagatttaaaaataattgtattttttgtatataatattatttaaaaagaataacaatgatcttcatatatattattttcaatagtaactcataaaaataaatcatagtcattggattaataatattttcatttttcaaaatgctattattatttttaggttCTAATTTATGCAACAATTTATAATTGGtctttaatttatcatattcacTATTTATCTTATGTGGTAACACATTTCATATCAATCTATTTGTAATgcattcttttaaattattattaaaataattaataacactGCTTTTATTTCTAAGATCAGTATTGCAATTCCAAgtttgaaaagaataataatattatatttaagttcaaaaataaaaatattacctttcaatttaaaaaataaaatctcattattatacaatactgtttaaaaataaaaattttcttcttattatttctcattacaatgaatcatcttattattatttctcataataaTGAATCATACTGAATAgcacttttaaaataaaaataataatttttttttcaaaattcaaatgaatagccttttttaaccttttatcATTCCAATAACAATTGTATCCAGTAGTTTTCTATAACAATTATATGATGTATGATGAACAGCTGTCATCTTGAAGTAGTGATCATTTTTTCTGAAATATATGATGAATGATGGgtctttctttcatttcccaCAATGGGATGAAATGTATGATGCATGCAGGCATTCAATCCACAATTAGAATCAAAAGCTCGCCATAAATGAATCAATTATCAAGAGCATGTGCCAATTGACAGATAAAAGatgatctctttttattttatgaggagggaaaacaaaaaggaaaaagaagaacaaaaccAAACTCGAAAATACTCGTTTTGCTCTGCTTCTTACGTTATTAACGAACcttccttctttttcctttgatttctttcgttctaaagaagaaaacattGCTGAGGTCAAGTGGGAatggaaataaaattataaaaaattgaaaaaacaatGAATTATTTTCTCTACTCCATAACTACTGAAAAGAGAGTATTTGAAAAGATGtcaattttatctatttatttatttatttattcaaaggtcgtttttattgtaaagttgaTTGGATGCACATTATTTCATGATTGTGAAATGCCGCCCACCTTTTATGACCACATGGAAAAGTTCTTTCATACAAGAAAACATGATATGGCTAATTGACAAAATGGCATCCCACGGGGTCATTCACTTTttgcaagaaagaaaatttcttaGCCAAAACCTCCatgaaaattcaaatatatatatatataatatgcaaatGCTATGGTGAATTTTGGGTATGATAAAGTAAGTTGGGTATGGTAATTTAACAAATTAAGAATTTGATATGCATGGCACAATTAAAtctatgtttaaaaaaaaaaattacaacttgATATTCCTGGATAAGTAATCTTGTTAAAGTAAAGACACTGTACAATTGATGGATCttgtaaaattatcaaagctcACAACCAATCAATAATAAAAGACAAAGAAATAAGGTATTATTTTCTATTGCTAtgtaaatattgaaatattaggCGCGTTCAGTCTACTGACTACGAGATAGTCACCACTTATAATGCCAACTATCAACACCTTtttgaatttgtgattttttttttatttttaatttaatggttaagaaaaactaaataataaattcacatatatatatatatatatatatatatatataaaataataatacgtTTTCATCCTTAAAAACATAGTCCCAAGTACTCCATTTGGCTTCTCTCGGATAAAGctaattcaattcttattttcaaatatcgcaattttttttataatttttaattttgtgacataatataaaaattccAAGAGAATTCCTGATTACATAATTTCCTACAGTACTATTACTCTCCTTGCCTTTGGATGAAGTATAGGCTGTACTATAGCTATTAACTTTGTATTAATGTGGCCAAccttttttttgtaattagttttaaattaaagaagaaagacatctctctcattttatgAGCGTGAATTGCTACCTACCTGGCCATATGGATGAGTTGTCTTGAAAGGAATCTAAATTCAATTTTCTTGACTATTCTTTGGCAATATCTACCGCATTTAATAGttatctattaaataatattttattattattatttatgtatcCATCATCTACCGTTCatgatgtattttaattgagaaataatatttataatcatgattgtataaatattgtgtagtttttctaaaaaaataaattaatacgaaatttatataaaaaaaaattaatttttttaattataaattttattattttttaaaataattatgtaatatttatataaacaattatatataaccaGTCAAACTGTGGAAACTGAGAATCATAGTTGGCAGCTCTGTACTCGGCGGAGACAGAAAAATAAAGTTGAAAAAGACATGACTGAACATTGTAAGAGGGTTGGGGGAACTCATTTTGCAACTTCTAGCTGGTTCTCTGTATCAAGATTCAGAAAGACAGGTAGAATTCAAAAAGTCTTAGATGAACAGCTGTCAAATTCTATTTCTCTGAAATTGatagattttttcttcaatGAAATGTATGGTACGTAGAGAttcaaaattcatatatatatatataaaataattttcattttattatagtAAGAATTTTCTTGCAACCTGAGCTTGCTTTGCTGTTTGCAAAAATACCTTCcttcatttcccttgatttcttTCATTCCGAAGTAGAAAAACATGGCTGAGGTGGGCTTGGCATTTCTCTCTGCTTCACTTAGCGTGTTGTTTCACAGAATGGCATCTCGTGAGGTGGCTGACTTCATGCAGGGAAGAAAACAAACCAAAATGCTCTCAAGGAAATTGAAGAATGCAATGCTGTCTGTGAATGCTGTGCTTGCAGacgcggaagaaaagcaacttACGAATTCTTTTGTGAAAGAGTGGGTTGACGAGTTGAAGGATGTTCTCTTCGACGCGGAAGACATCTTGGATGAGATTGCTACTGAAGCCTTGCAAAGAAAGCTGGACGCTGAATATAGTACCACTGCAGAAAAGGTACTAGACTGCATCTCTAATACTTTCCTTGATATTTTTGTCAATGAAATAGAACCAAAAATTAAAGAGGTACTTGATAGACTTGAAGATCTAACAAAGCAAAAGGATTGTATGGGTCTACAAGTAGGAGTTGGAGGAAAACAATATCCAGAACGGGTACTCACTTCTTACGTCTCAGAGTCTGACACTGTTGGTAGGAATGAggacaagaaaaaaattatggacttATTGCTCTCGTCTGATGCGAGTGGCAATGAAAGGTGCGTGATTGCCATCATTGGCATGGGGGGAATCGGCAAGACTACCCTTGCTCAACTGGCATACAACGACACTCGGGTGGAGCAACATTTCAACCTTAAAATATGGTTTTGTGTTTCAGAAGAATTTGTTGTGCCCAATGTAATGAAATCAATTATAGATCAGTCTGCAACTTCATCAGCTCCTTCTACTGAGGATCCAGAGCAGCTTCAAGTTATACTAAAGAAGAATTTGACGGGAAAAAAATTTCTCCTTGTTTTGGATGATGTTTGGAGCGAGAAATCCCGTCATCAGGAGTTCCTAAGCCAACTCTTGCATTATGGGACTCAAGGAAGTAAGATCCTTGTCACCACAAGGAATGAAAGCGTTGCATTGGCCATGAAGGCAACTGCAACTCATCATCTAAATCTATTACCAAATGATGACTGCTGGTCCCTTTTTGAAAAACATGCATTTCGTGATGGTAGCTCCAACGCAAATccagagaaagaaaaaataggtAGACAAATTGTGAAAAAGTGCAAAGGTCTACCTTTAGCAATTAAAGCCATTGGCGATCTCTTGTGGTCCGAATCAAATGTCGAGAGATGGACGAATATATTGAAGAGCAATTTATGGGATCTTCACATGAAGGGGACAGACATTCTTCCGGCTTTGAGGTTAAGTTATAAGTATCTCCCCtcatatttaaaaagatgtttTGCTTATTGTTCGATATTcccaaaagattatatttttaaaaaagatcaaTTAGTTTTATTATGGATGGCGGAAGGTTTCTTGCAACAATCTGAAATAGAAACTATGGAAGAAGTTGGCAATCGTTACTTCGATGCTCTTGTATCAAGATCATTATTTCAAAAATCACTTGAAACTTATGAGTCAGGTTTTGTAATGCATGATCTTGTCAACGACTTGGCAAATTTCGTGACTGGGCAATTTGGCTTTACGCGGTTGGAGGGTGataattcaaaagaaattggaagGATGACTCGCTATTTATCGTATTTCCATGGAAGTTCAGATAACTTTGATAAGAATATTGAAGAGGATCTTTACAAGGCCAAGCAGTTGCGCACTTTCCTAGTATTAGATTGTAAGGAATGGAGTGAAATCAAAATGCCAAGGGCATGGGGCTTAAAAGTTCTTTCTCTATCCGGGATAAGGGAGCTAACTGAGTTGTTTGATTCAATTAGCAAAATGAAACATCTACGTTATTTGGATGTTTCTGACTCATTTATTGAAGGATTGCCAGACTCCATATGTATGTTGTACAATTTGCAAACGTTGAAGTTATCATACTGTGTAGAGTTGGAAAGATTGCCAAGAGATATGTGGAAACTCATTAATTTACGTCATCTTCAAATTGACGAAACTTTCAACTTAAAGGAGATGCCGATACAAATGGATAGACTTAAATGTCTCCAGACGTTATCCAAATTCATTGTCAGCAAACATGACAGTGGGTCTAGCAATATTGGAGAATTGGGAAAACTAATAAATCTTCGGGGAAAGCTTTTAATTAAAGAGCTCCAAAATGTTAGATTAGCCAAGGATGCTTTGGATGCAAGCTTGAAGGATAAGCGTTACCTCGAGGAGTTGGTGTTAAAATGGAATCCTCTAGAAGAAGTACTTGGTATTTCGGAAAGTCAAAGAGGTGTAATTGAAAATCTGCAGTcccatgaaaaattgaaaagtctcaCCATCTACTACTATGGCGGGAGAGGTTTTCCCGATTGGATAGGATCGGGGCTTCATTCATTGTCTAGGTTGAATTTAATGTATTGCAAATATTGTAGTGCCTTGCCACCCCTTGGGCAGCTACCTTTTCTTAATGAACTCTATATTTATGGGATTGATGGAGTTGTTACTGTGGATCAAGAGTTTTATGGAAATAGCCATTCTTTAATGAAGccatttggaagtttgaaatTGCTAAAGTTCAAGGATATGTCAAATTGGGTAACTTGGGAAAATTTGGGTGCCGAAAATAAAGTTGAAACTTTTCCTCAACTTGAAGATTTATATATTGAGAATTGCCCCAAGCTGAGAGGAAGGTTGCCTGTATATCTTCATTCGTTACAcaaacttgtgatttgtaatTGTCAACATCTTGAGGGTTTGGTCCCCATAGACTCTTTCCCAGTACTTACCCATATGAAAATAACCGAGTGTAATAATTTGGAATCAGTTGTGCTTCTAGAACAACATGAACATGATGGTTTACTCTCAAAATTGAAAATACTTGTAATCAATGATTGTAAGAAGTGTGACCTCCCCATGCACCAACAATTTTCATCCCTTGAAGAATTGTACTTGACAGATTGTTGTGATTCTCTAGTGTCCTTTCCATTAGACCTATTCCCAAATTTGAAGCGTATTCAATTCAATAGGTGCAGGAATTTGCAACTTTTAGAACAACATGGAGTTGATTCAgcgatattatatataaaaatctataaatgtcCTAAGTTTGTAGATTTTCCAAGAGGATTGTGTGCCCCTAACCTTGCAACGTTTTCCCTCAACGATTGTGAGAGCTTGAGGTCAATGCCAGATAAGATGCACCTACTCATTTCGTCTCTTTGTTATTTGGAGTTAATAAATTGTCCAGAAGTTGAGTCGTTTCCAGAAGGGGGACTGCCTTCCAATCTGAAGCAAATTGTGATCATCAGGTGTAAGAAACTCATTGCAAACTGGAAGGGATGGGATTTGCAAATACTCACCTCTCTTGAATGGTTAGAAATCGTCAGCGACAAATTAGAAGATCATGTGGAGTCGTTTCCTGGGGGGTTGTTGCTGCCCACCACTCTGACCAGTCTTAAGATCTCTTCATTtggaaatttgaaatctttggaCAATGAGGGGTTTCAACACCTCACCTCCCTTGTAAAATTGGTAATCAATGACTGTCCAAAGCTCAGGAACATGCCAGAAGAGGGCTTCCCTGCCTCCCTTCGTTTTTTACGTATATGGACCTGTGATCCTGTGTTGCTGCAAGATTTGAGAGGTAAACAAGGAAAAGAATGGCTCAAGGTGGCTTGCGTCCCCAACATAATGATTGATCGCACACAAATTCAAGGATATGAATGGAGTCAAGGTGAGAGCCCCATGCATGTATGCAACCTCATGAAAGCTTTTAATTGAAgttataaaataagattttgttaaaaattaataaaagtaaaagtaaaagaaatatgaatTGGGAATATTTGTTTTGCTGATCATCATGATTGACTtaactctttttattttgtatccaaatataatgaaatgcatttttgatttgttttttataaataatatataatagatccAATAATATCCCTCTCGTTTgttttccattttctctttcttaatTTGCTTTTGTAACTGTCTCGTTGTTTTCTGCATTGACAGTTTATAACATGAGAAGTCCGTATGAACCACCACCGTCTAGGTACCAGTTCTAATAGATCTCCTGCGGATCATTGACAGCTAGCTTTCAGAATGTGGAGGATGATCACTATTAACAAGTTCTGGGTACAGCTTTTCGTTCATCCTTACATAAAATTCACATGACTaatgaattaattttatttttcaaaaacaaatgcaatattatatatatgactaattttcttgatcttgGAAACATCGTGTCACTCATGATTTGGTTGCTTTTTCTTGCAATCTAGTACGTACTCATGATCATATTGATATTATCTGATGTTATCatatactcatttttttaaaaaattgcacCATTAACTATTAAAATTAGCAATTAATTCCCATTGGTTTTCAACAGTGTGGATCCCACTCTAAGAGTCTAAAATACACCTTCCTCTGGATTTTCTCCAAATCTCACTCAATCTGCTTTTTCTTTCCCATAACCTCATTCATTCTTCCTCATATTTCTTCCCTCTTGATctgtatctctctctttctaaattatttatgatCCTATGCTTGTACTATATTTATATCACTTTCCTTCTATGGAAAGGAATCAGGATTACCTCGTTTGCATTTGTGTGAGGACTTTCAAATTTTCTAAGTGTCCGCAAGCGACCTGTGCATAAATGCTAGCTTGCGTTTGTTACATGAGTACTGCCTCTTACAAGTGCCAATGTCACTGAATGAAAGCAGTCGTTTTCATATGCATTCCTTGTATAGGTTAATGAAGTAAAAAGCTCAGTCTATGCGCACCAATCTTAAGAGGGTCTGGAGAAAATTCCAGAGATATCATATAATAAGTGTATGAAAAAGTTGATTACCCTGGTCCGAGCTCACAATTTAGGTGCCTTTGTAAAATCTCTGGCTGTAAGACTGCtgatcatgaaaaaaataaaaaagaatatggtTCTAAGATTGTATTGGTTGTTTATCATGATGTTGGCAGGAATGTTGAAAACAACTTGTGTAACTGGCTGAATTCCTGAGGAACTTGAGTATATAGACTCAGAGTGAGTATTttgttcaaattatttttatttagggatgcaacaattcaaattatttttgacTTTGCAATTAAAGTTAAAGTTGGGGTTGTTTTCCTTactaatctttttatatatttttttttcaggcaCATCTTGGAAGTTTGAACGTTTGGATGTttgttatatttactttattgtTGTGGGAACATTTGTTGGACATTTAgaagtttgtaatttaatttattttggtgcatttggaagTTTGTAATTTGTTGTTGTTGCCTTGTTGAGAACATTTAATTTGGTTTGCACTTAGAAaatgttggatttatttttatttttaatttttgacagCATGTTAGCATGTTAATTGTTTTTAGttagttgtattttttattataatcaaAAGTGAGTGAATTATTtagtttagattgtaatttttgaaaaaaaatgaaatttggatgcccacacattttttttatttttatttttaagtgagCCAAATATGAAGTTCAAGAAGactaaaaaaaacccaaaatggGACTCTACTCCAAGAAGTTAGAGTTGGAGCGGAGGTAATGTATCTCAGAATTAGTTGGTGGTTAGATTAGACCTCCGAAAAAGTCAGAGTTGGAGGTTGGCCATTCTGACTTCGATCCAGTCGGTGCTTAGCCCTGCATGGTTTGAGTGGTTTAATATGATGAACTCTTGAAAATTACGCAATCTGGTGGCATCTTCTTTCGCTTTAATTCCCAATCTAACAAAGCCAACGACAACAGGATTTGGAGCTTTGGCAGCTGAAAGCTATAGCTATTTGTGACTCCTTTCAAAACCATTTATTATATGTAAATTTGATAGAAAGATTAACGTAATAAGATTAGTGGTTTGATTAGTTGAATTGTGGTTGATTTACATATAATTTGAACccgaaaataaaacaaaacaaacttgaTATGTAATATTTAGAAAAT is a window from the Carya illinoinensis cultivar Pawnee chromosome 14, C.illinoinensisPawnee_v1, whole genome shotgun sequence genome containing:
- the LOC122295042 gene encoding putative disease resistance protein At3g14460 isoform X2 codes for the protein MAEVGLAFLSASLSVLFHRMASREVADFMQGRKQTKMLSRKLKNAMLSVNAVLADAEEKQLTNSFVKEWVDELKDVLFDAEDILDEIATEALQRKLDAEYSTTAEKVLDCISNTFLDIFVNEIEPKIKEVLDRLEDLTKQKDCMGLQVGVGGKQYPERVLTSYVSESDTVGRNEDKKKIMDLLLSSDASGNERCVIAIIGMGGIGKTTLAQLAYNDTRVEQHFNLKIWFCVSEEFVVPNVMKSIIDQSATSSAPSTEDPEQLQVILKKNLTGKKFLLVLDDVWSEKSRHQEFLSQLLHYGTQGSKILVTTRNESVALAMKATATHHLNLLPNDDCWSLFEKHAFRDGSSNANPEKEKIGRQIVKKCKGLPLAIKAIGDLLWSESNVERWTNILKSNLWDLHMKGTDILPALRLSYKYLPSYLKRCFAYCSIFPKDYIFKKDQLVLLWMAEGFLQQSEIETMEEVGNRYFDALVSRSLFQKSLETYESGFVMHDLVNDLANFVTGQFGFTRLEGDNSKEIGRMTRYLSYFHGSSDNFDKNIEEDLYKAKQLRTFLVLDCKEWSEIKMPRAWGLKVLSLSGIRELTELFDSISKMKHLRYLDVSDSFIEGLPDSICMLYNLQTLKLSYCVELERLPRDMWKLINLRHLQIDETFNLKEMPIQMDRLKCLQTLSKFIVSKHDSGSSNIGELGKLINLRGKLLIKELQNVRLAKDALDASLKDKRYLEELVLKWNPLEEVLGISESQRGVIENLQSHEKLKSLTIYYYGGRGFPDWIGSGLHSLSRLNLMYCKYCSALPPLGQLPFLNELYIYGIDGVVTVDQEFYGNSHSLMKPFGSLKLLKFKDMSNWVTWENLGAENKVETFPQLEDLYIENCPKLRGRLPVYLHSLHKLVICNCQHLEGLVPIDSFPVLTHMKITECNNLESVVLLEQHEHDGLLSKLKILVINDCKKCDLPMHQQFSSLEELYLTDCCDSLVSFPLDLFPNLKRIQFNRCRNLQLLEQHGVDSAILYIKIYKCPKFVDFPRGLCAPNLATFSLNDCESLRSMPDKMHLLISSLCYLELINCPEVESFPEGGLPSNLKQIVIIRCKKLIANWKGWDLQILTSLEWLEIVSDKLEDHVESFPGGLLLPTTLTSLKISSFGNLKSLDNEGFQHLTSLVKLVINDCPKLRNMPEEGFPASLRFLRIWTCDPVLLQDLRGKQGKEWLKVACVPNIMIDRTQIQGYEWSQGESPMHFIT
- the LOC122295042 gene encoding putative disease resistance protein At3g14460 isoform X1, producing MAEVGLAFLSASLSVLFHRMASREVADFMQGRKQTKMLSRKLKNAMLSVNAVLADAEEKQLTNSFVKEWVDELKDVLFDAEDILDEIATEALQRKLDAEYSTTAEKVLDCISNTFLDIFVNEIEPKIKEVLDRLEDLTKQKDCMGLQVGVGGKQYPERVLTSYVSESDTVGRNEDKKKIMDLLLSSDASGNERCVIAIIGMGGIGKTTLAQLAYNDTRVEQHFNLKIWFCVSEEFVVPNVMKSIIDQSATSSAPSTEDPEQLQVILKKNLTGKKFLLVLDDVWSEKSRHQEFLSQLLHYGTQGSKILVTTRNESVALAMKATATHHLNLLPNDDCWSLFEKHAFRDGSSNANPEKEKIGRQIVKKCKGLPLAIKAIGDLLWSESNVERWTNILKSNLWDLHMKGTDILPALRLSYKYLPSYLKRCFAYCSIFPKDYIFKKDQLVLLWMAEGFLQQSEIETMEEVGNRYFDALVSRSLFQKSLETYESGFVMHDLVNDLANFVTGQFGFTRLEGDNSKEIGRMTRYLSYFHGSSDNFDKNIEEDLYKAKQLRTFLVLDCKEWSEIKMPRAWGLKVLSLSGIRELTELFDSISKMKHLRYLDVSDSFIEGLPDSICMLYNLQTLKLSYCVELERLPRDMWKLINLRHLQIDETFNLKEMPIQMDRLKCLQTLSKFIVSKHDSGSSNIGELGKLINLRGKLLIKELQNVRLAKDALDASLKDKRYLEELVLKWNPLEEVLGISESQRGVIENLQSHEKLKSLTIYYYGGRGFPDWIGSGLHSLSRLNLMYCKYCSALPPLGQLPFLNELYIYGIDGVVTVDQEFYGNSHSLMKPFGSLKLLKFKDMSNWVTWENLGAENKVETFPQLEDLYIENCPKLRGRLPVYLHSLHKLVICNCQHLEGLVPIDSFPVLTHMKITECNNLESVVLLEQHEHDGLLSKLKILVINDCKKCDLPMHQQFSSLEELYLTDCCDSLVSFPLDLFPNLKRIQFNRCRNLQLLEQHGVDSAILYIKIYKCPKFVDFPRGLCAPNLATFSLNDCESLRSMPDKMHLLISSLCYLELINCPEVESFPEGGLPSNLKQIVIIRCKKLIANWKGWDLQILTSLEWLEIVSDKLEDHVESFPGGLLLPTTLTSLKISSFGNLKSLDNEGFQHLTSLVKLVINDCPKLRNMPEEGFPASLRFLRIWTCDPVLLQDLRGKQGKEWLKVACVPNIMIDRTQIQGYEWSQVYNMRSPYEPPPSRYQF
- the LOC122295042 gene encoding putative disease resistance protein At3g14460 isoform X3, whose product is MASREVADFMQGRKQTKMLSRKLKNAMLSVNAVLADAEEKQLTNSFVKEWVDELKDVLFDAEDILDEIATEALQRKLDAEYSTTAEKVLDCISNTFLDIFVNEIEPKIKEVLDRLEDLTKQKDCMGLQVGVGGKQYPERVLTSYVSESDTVGRNEDKKKIMDLLLSSDASGNERCVIAIIGMGGIGKTTLAQLAYNDTRVEQHFNLKIWFCVSEEFVVPNVMKSIIDQSATSSAPSTEDPEQLQVILKKNLTGKKFLLVLDDVWSEKSRHQEFLSQLLHYGTQGSKILVTTRNESVALAMKATATHHLNLLPNDDCWSLFEKHAFRDGSSNANPEKEKIGRQIVKKCKGLPLAIKAIGDLLWSESNVERWTNILKSNLWDLHMKGTDILPALRLSYKYLPSYLKRCFAYCSIFPKDYIFKKDQLVLLWMAEGFLQQSEIETMEEVGNRYFDALVSRSLFQKSLETYESGFVMHDLVNDLANFVTGQFGFTRLEGDNSKEIGRMTRYLSYFHGSSDNFDKNIEEDLYKAKQLRTFLVLDCKEWSEIKMPRAWGLKVLSLSGIRELTELFDSISKMKHLRYLDVSDSFIEGLPDSICMLYNLQTLKLSYCVELERLPRDMWKLINLRHLQIDETFNLKEMPIQMDRLKCLQTLSKFIVSKHDSGSSNIGELGKLINLRGKLLIKELQNVRLAKDALDASLKDKRYLEELVLKWNPLEEVLGISESQRGVIENLQSHEKLKSLTIYYYGGRGFPDWIGSGLHSLSRLNLMYCKYCSALPPLGQLPFLNELYIYGIDGVVTVDQEFYGNSHSLMKPFGSLKLLKFKDMSNWVTWENLGAENKVETFPQLEDLYIENCPKLRGRLPVYLHSLHKLVICNCQHLEGLVPIDSFPVLTHMKITECNNLESVVLLEQHEHDGLLSKLKILVINDCKKCDLPMHQQFSSLEELYLTDCCDSLVSFPLDLFPNLKRIQFNRCRNLQLLEQHGVDSAILYIKIYKCPKFVDFPRGLCAPNLATFSLNDCESLRSMPDKMHLLISSLCYLELINCPEVESFPEGGLPSNLKQIVIIRCKKLIANWKGWDLQILTSLEWLEIVSDKLEDHVESFPGGLLLPTTLTSLKISSFGNLKSLDNEGFQHLTSLVKLVINDCPKLRNMPEEGFPASLRFLRIWTCDPVLLQDLRGKQGKEWLKVACVPNIMIDRTQIQGYEWSQVYNMRSPYEPPPSRYQF